Part of the Flavobacterium sp. KS-LB2 genome is shown below.
AAATGTATCGTGATAATTTTAGAGCCCTCATTATTCGCATTTTGTTTTAAATACCCAATCGCTTTTTCCGAAACATATTTATGACTCGTTCCGTGAAAACCATATACGCGTATTTTATTTTCCGTCAAGAGATAATTGGGTAACGCGTATTTGTGTGCCACAACAGGAATCGTTTGATGGAAAGCCGTATCAAAAACGGCCACTTGTTGTGCTGAACTAAAAATGTCTTCAGCCACATTTATCCCTTCTAAATTGGCAGGATTATGCAAAGGTGCTAATTCAAAAAGTTGTCTGATTTTGTCTTTTACTTCAGTTGTAATAACTACCGTATTAGAAAAAGTGCTTCCACCATGCACCACACGATGCCCAACGGCTTCTATTTCATCCGTGCTTTTTATCACTCCTACTTTTTCATCCATTAAGAGTTGGGCAATTTTTTCTAAACCGATTTTATGGTTAGCAATAGGTACCATTTCTTCTAATTTAGTCGTATTAGTTACATACGTTAGATTCGAAGTTTCCAGTCCTATTCGATCAATCATCCCCGAACAAATCACTTCGTTTGCCGGCATATTAATTAATTGGTATTTTATAGACGAACTACCAGAGTTTATAATTACTATTTTCATTAATATTTCATTAAAAGATTAAAAAATTGAAGTGTTAAAATATTAATTTTTAAATCATTAACTATTTCAATGTTCAAATTAAATGTTACAATCCTTGTGCTTGAATCGCTGTGATAACCACAGTATTTATAATATCATCAACGGTACAACCACGGCTTAAATCGTTTACTGGTTTGTTCAAACCTTGAAGCATCGGACCAATTGCTAACGCGCCCGTTTCTCTTTGCACTGCTTTGTAGGTGTTATTTCCCGTATTTAAATCCGGAAAAATTAAAACACTGGCTTGTCCCGCCACTTCGGAATTGGGCATTTTACTTTTTCCTACAGTCATATCTACCGCAGCATCGTATTGAATAGGACCTTCGATTTTTAAATCAGGACGTTTTTTTCTTACTATTTCCGTTGCGGTTCTTACTTTATCGACTTCATCACCTTTTCCTGAAGAGCCAGATGAATAGGAAAGCATGGCAATTTTTGGTTCAATACCAAAAGCCAAACTCGAATCAGCCGAGGAAATCGCTATTTCTGCCAATTGTTCCGCAGTAGGATTTGGATTAATGGCACAATCTCCAAAAACAGAAACTCTATCTTCTAAACACATGAAAAATATAGAAGAAACTACAGAGGAATTTGGTTTTGTTTTAATGAATTGCAACGCTGGTAAAATGGTATGTTGCGTCGTATGTGCCGCTCCAGAAACCATTCCGTCTGCATGACCTTTGTACACCATCATGGTACCAAAATACGAAACATCCTCCATCAAATCCTTAGCCATTCCTATGGTTACATTTTTTGCTTTTCGCAACTCATAATACGTATTTACATAGTCATCATAATACTCGGATTCAATCGGATTTATAATTTTAATTTTAGAAAAATCAAAAGGCAATCCTAATTCCAATACTTTGCTTTCAATTTGTTTTTTATTCCCAATAATCGAAATATCAACCACATCCATTTCAAATAATCGAGCGGCTGCCATCAAAATTCGATCATCGTTCCCTTCAGGTAATACAATATGCTTACGATGTTGTCTGGCTCTCTTGACAAGATTGTACTGAAACATTTTAGGAGTCATTCCTTCAGGTTCAAAAGTGATTAGCTTTTCGGCAAGGTTGTCTAGGTCTACATATTTTTCGAAAGTAGTAATCGAAATTTCAATCTTCTGCTTGTTATTTGCATAAATTTTAGATTTAATAGAACCTATTTTATTAGTGATGTAATACGTTCCTTCTTCTACTGCGATAATTGGAACAATAGTAGAAAGTCCCTCGATCAATTTCAAAATACTAATTTCAGGCAAAATATTCCCTGTCAAAACAATACCAGAAATGGTAGGATAATTTGCAGATTCATTGGCTTGCAGTGCTCCCAAAATAATATCAGCTCTATCGCCAGGAGTGATTACAAGACTATTTTCTTTGAGATGTAACAAATAATTCCGCAACTGCATGGCACCAACGCTAAAATTTCCAGTTTGATTGTTTAGGTGTGCTTCGCCAAAAAGTACTTTGGCATCGAGTTCATTTACAATCTCTTGTACGGTAGGATTATTTAAGTTATGAATTAAAGGAATGGAATTAACTAATATGCTTTTGGGCAAACTTTTCTTTAGCCCATTAGTTACTAATTCAATGTTTTCAGGTTGTACTTTATTGGCGATAACAGCTAAGACTTCAACATCTTTTACTTTAAATGAATCGTAGGCCAAATAAAGGCTATCTATTAATTCCTCTAATGTTTTACCCACTCCAGCTCCAACAATTATAGTAGGAATACCAAGATTTTTAGCAATCAGCACATTCATATCTAATTCTATGACTGTTCCTTCTCCTGTAAAACTAGTTCCTTCAACCAATACAAAGTCGAAACGCTCTTCTAATTTCTTATATTTTTCGATAATTAGATCCAGAACCTCTCCTATTTTTCCCTTATTTTTCTTTTTGATTAATTTACTTTTGGTAATGGCATACGCATCTTCAAACTCGATATCCATTCCAAAATGCCCTACCACAGTTTCGATATGATTGTCAAATCCTCCCTCTTCAAAATCCTCCACAATAGGTCTAAAATAACCTACTTTGGCCATTTTGCCAATCAGCATACTCATCAGTCCCAATGTGATAATCGACTTCCCACTATTTTGTTCGCTTGTAGCAATGTATATGGCCTTGTTCATCTCTTTTATTTATTAATGTATTTCCAAATTAACTTGGATGCATTCCTTTATATAATTCCTAAAACCAACGGCGTTTTTTAAAATAAATTATCATCCCAACTACTATTAAGAACATCGCGCCCATAACGGTATGATACCCATAATGTCTTTTGAGTTCTGGCATATATTCAAAATTCATTCCGTAAACTCCCACAATAAAAGTAAGTGGAATAAATATTGCAGACACAATGGTCAGCGTTTTCATAATCTCGTTCATTTTATGCGTTTGTGCCGAAAAAAAGAAATTAGATGCACTTTCCAAAGATCCCATATCCGATTCAATTTGTTCTAAAAGCTCTAAACTCTTTTGATGCAATCGGGCAAAAAAGCTGAAAGTATCCGTTTCCATTGCATTAAATATGGTATCGTCTTTGATGCTTTTTATATCATACAACGAATCCCGAAGCGGAATAATAGACCGTTTTAAAAAATTTAAATTATCCCTATGTTTCTCAATTCTTTCTAAAATTATTGGGTCAACACTTTCCTTAGTAAGATTAATCAATTCCTCTACTTTATCTTCTTCATTTTCTAAAGTGATGAAAAAATTCTCCATAATTGCATCTAGCAGGATGTATAACAAATAATCCGCTTTTTTGGTTCTTACAAGTCCTGAGTGTGTTCGAATGCGTTCTCGAATGTGCGAAAAAAAATCACTTCGCTTTTCCTGAAAAGAAATTAGAATCCCATCTTTTAACAAAAAACTAATTTGTTCTACACTTATACTATCTGAATGTTCTGCCGGCAAGAGTGATTTTATATTGAAAAATAGAAAATCATGAGATTCTTCGAGTTTTGTTCTTCGAGTGGTATTCAAAATATCGGCCAACATAAAATTATCAATTTCAAAATAGTTGCCAATCGATTTTAACCAGTCAACATTGTTTAAACCGTGAATATTAATCCAATTTGTTTTTTGTGCCTCAATATATTTATCTAAATACGAAACGCTAAAATCCTCATATTCGGTAAGATTCAAATCATCATAAACAAACAATTGTAACTCTGATTCCTTACTTTTATGAAGACCAGTATATTCTAAAGAATAGGGTTGCATTTTCTTTCCTTTCTTGTATTTAATTTTTCTCATCCCAACTGATTTATGTAGTAATATTACAAAAAACTTTTACAAAAAAATCGTTTTCTATTACTTTTGAAATTCTTATAAACGAAAAAAAAGGAGTTCAATTTAATGTTTTAAAAAACAAAGATAAGTTCAAATAACAATTCCTTTTATGAGAAAAATCATATTATGTGGTAAAAAAAGCTATTATTCAACGATTGTTAAATATTGTTAATTATTTAAAATCGCACCTCAAAATGGCCTTTTAATAAAAAATATATCAATAAATTTGATGTTAAGTCGTAACAAAATAAAATAAAATACGACTTATTAACCATATCCAATTATAAACTTTATTAATAAATTAACTAAATGGTAAAAAAAAAACTAACCCTAATTATTACATGTTTGTTATTTTGTTTTGCGCAAGGCACATTTGCACAAAGTAAAAAAAAGAAAAGAGCAGACAAAAATGCTCCAGCCAAAGTCGAAGCTAGAGCACCCGAATCCAAAGACGGGAAGAAAGAACCAAAACCGTACAAAAAAGTTATTGACTCCACCGCAATAACACAAAAAGGATTAATTGACATTCATAAAATTAATGACAAATATCTTTTTGAAATTCCTGACTCTCTTTTAGGAAGTGAAATAATGACTATTACCCGTTACTCTAAAACTCCTGCTGGAGGAGGAATTTTTGGAGGAGAAGAAATCAACAGACAAGTTGTTCGTTGGGAAAAAGGACTAAACAACAACATCCTCCTTAGATCTGTTACCTACGTTATTATGTCTCCAGACGGCGACAAACCAATGGCTCAAGCTGTTAAGAATTCAACTTCAGATCCAATTATTGGAAACTATGATATCTTGGCATTCAAAAAAGATTCAACCGGTAAAAATAATGCTGGATATGTAATAGATTTAACGAGTACTTTCGATGGTGATATTCAGACTTTTTCATTAGATCCAATTAAAAAACAATTGTTAAACATTGTAGCTTTTCAAAAGGATAAATCATTCATCTCAAAAATAAGCAGTTATCCAATAAATACTGAGATTAGAACTGTAAAAACATTTACAACTACTCCACCGCGTATTTCAATTACTCCAACACCACAAATTGGAGTTAATTTACCTTCTGCTTTAGATGCAGGAGTAGTAACGGTTGAGATGAATACTTCGATGATTTTATTGCCAAAAACACCAATGCGCAAAAGAGAATTTGATGCACGTGTAGGATATTTTGCAAACGAATACGGAGTTTTTGAAGAAGAATCTCAAAAATCAGACACTAAAACTTTTGCTGTAAGATGGCGCTTAGAGCCAAAATCTGCCGAAGATGCTGCAAAGCAAAAAAAAGGGGAATTAATTGAGCCACTAAAACCAATTGTATACTACATTGATCCAGCTACACCTGACAAATGGAAAAAATTCATTAAACAAGGTATTGATGATTGGCAAGTAGCATTTGAAGCTGCAGGATGGAAAAATGCAATTCGTGGCGAATATTGGCCAGAAAATGATCCAACAATGAGTTTGGAAGATGCCCGTTTTTCAGTATTGAGATATTTTGCTGCTGAAATTCAAAACGCATACGGACCTAATGTTCATGATCCTAGAAGTGGTGAAATTTTGGAAAGCCACATTGGTTGGTATCATAATATCATGAGTCTTTTAAGAAACTGGTATTTGATTCAAACTGCGGCTGTAGATCCTGCAGCAAGAACAAAAAAGTTTGATGATAAATTAATGGGGGAATTAATCCGTTTCGTTTCTTCACATGAAGTAGGACACACTTTAGGATTACGTCACAACATGGGAGCAAGTTCTGCCACTCCGGTTGAAAAACTGAGAGATAAAGCGTACCAAGATAAAAACGGACATACTTCTTCTATCATGGATTATGCACGTTTTAATTATGTGGCACAACCAGAAGATGGTGTTACTGCCTTATTCCCAAGAATTGGGGATTATGACAAATGGGCTATTAAATGGGGCTATTCTTATTTTGACGGAGCTAAAACTGAAACTGAGGAAAAAGCGAAGTTGAATGAAATGACTAAAGAAGCATACAAAAATAACCGTTTATGGTTTGGTACAGAAAGCAGTCCTTATGACCCAAGATACCAAACAGAGGATATTGGAGATAATGCGATGAGAGCTTCTGAGTACGGAATCAAAAACCTAAAAAGAATTTTGCCTAATTTATTAGAGTGGACTAAAGAAAACGGGGAAAGCTATGCTGAACTAGATGAACTTTACGGTGCACTTACAGGACAATTCAGAAGATATATGGGCCATGTTACTAAAAACGTAGGTGGAATCTATGATTCTCCAAAAACGTATGACATGACAGGAAATCAATTTGAAGTAGTTCCAAGAGCTATCCAAAAAGATGCTGTATTATTCTTGAACACGCAATTATTTAACACACCAAAATGGTTATTGGATCAAAATGTATTGTCAAAAATAAACCCAGATAGTGGTGTTGAAGCCATCAAAGGAATGCAAGACGCTACCTTATCAAGTTTGTTAGCTGGAGACAGAATGGTTCGCCTTATTGAAACTTCATCTATGAATAAAGGAAACTATACTGTTGATGAATTGGTAAGCGATCTTAAAAATGGTATCTTTTCTGAATTGAAAGGAAGTGCTTCAATTGATGTGTTCCGTAGAAACATCCAAAAACTATATGTTGACAAAATGATCGAATTACTTAAACCAGGTACTGCAACAGTTAGAGCGGTTCCTGTAGGAGTTACTTACGGTTTCACAACAAGAAGAGTAAACTTAGCACAAACTGATTTACCTTCTGTTGCAAGAGGCCAATTGAATACTTTAAAAAATGAGATGAAGTTAGCCTCAGCTAGAATGACTGATCGAATGAGTAGATACCACTTACAAGATTTAATTTCTAGAATTGGAGAAGCTTTAGATCCTAAATAAAATACCAAACTAAATTGAAAAAGGGAAAATGTGTTAGTACATTTTCCCTTTTTTTTTGAATGAAACTAAACTCCACTTTTAATACCCACCGCAGATTCGCGGATTTATAGGTTCATTAGTCAGTAAGATTAGTTTGGTGCGTTAACACTGTCAGCTTTCGAAACTACTAATACAGGCATTCCATTATTCTTGCTATTTATCACGCTAGAAGTGTCTCAATCATTGTGCTTTTTTGCATTAATCATACTGATGTTTGAGTAATGGTGCAGAATAACAAGTAAACTATTTTAATGCTGCAAACCTATAAACCCCTTTTTACTAAATATTTCATCAACCCACTGTAAATCGCCATGAATAGAAAAACGGAATCAAAGCTTTAACCCATAAAAAAACCGAACTATTGCTAGTTCGGTTTTAAAATCAAATATTAAAAAAATAAAAAATGGAATTAATCTTTAGACGATTTCACTGCTAAACTGTAAATTACTAAACCAAATCCAATTTTGTTAATGGCATCAGCAATGTTATAAGCTACATCGATGTTTCCTGCTGGAATCAATCCGTTGTACCACCCTGTTGTTCCCATCATGTATCCTAATGGGTAAATTGCCCATCCTACAAGTACGAACCAACACAAGATTTTGTGTGCTTTTTGTACTTCTCCGCCAGCAGCAGCAGCTAATTTAGAAGCCTCTCCTAACCAGATTTCATAAACGATCAAGAAATAAGCAGCTCCAGAGATTGCTCCCCATAGCGCCGCACTATCTGTAAATACAACTTCTCCAAAATAACCAGTAACTAACATAATTACTGAATAAACAATCATTTTCCATAACAATGATTGTTTTGCTCCAGCTACTTTCAAAATTAAGTAAAACTCTAAGCACATCAACGGCACCGTTAGTACCCAGTCAACGTAACGGAAGAATGTTGGAGATTCACCAAATGAAGCCCAATAATCTCTCATGTAGAAATAATGTACTGCAGCAATAAACGTAATTAAACCGGATACTAAGACTGAAGTACGCCACTTTTTATCAAATTGGCTCAATGATAAAAAGAAAAATGCTGATGCAGCCATCATAGCCATACAGCCTACAAAAAAAGTAAACCCTACGTAATCGGTTGGTGATAATTTACCGACTAATCCTGAAATAAACATAAAATTTGTCATAAAATATAGTTTTAAATGGTTTTGTTTAATCAAAGTTAATAAAAGTTAAACAATAAAAATAATTTTTGTTTAATTATTTTTGCTTATTTTTAAACATTAATTAAATTTTATGAAAAATTATTCCAATATCGCAATTGTAGCAAGCTTTTTCGGATTGTGGATGGATTCCTTTCTTTCTACCACGTTTCAAGTAATTTCTGGATTTTTCTTAATTTTCACCTTCGGAATTCTGCATGGAGCTAATGATGTACTGCTTATTAAAAATATAAATGTAGTAAAAAGCCCTCGTTCTTGGCTTACTATCTTAACGTATTACATCGTGATTGTTTTAACGGGAGTACTTTTATTCTATTGGATTCCACAAATAGCATTACTCCTATTTATTATGGTGAGTGCCTATCATTTTGGGGAGCAGCAATGGCAAAATCTAAAAAGTACTTTTCCGCAAGGGTTGCTTATTCTTTTTCAGTTTTTGTATGGAATTGTAGTTTTGCTTTTATTATTTGTTTTTCACACAATTCAAGTTCAGAATATCATTTTTAAAATTGCAAAGCTAACGGTACCTCTGCCCTATTTTATAACAGGTCTTCAAATTGCGGGTGTCTTATTTCTAAGTTTATGTGGGTATGCGTATTGGAAAACGGAAAAAATTAGAAGTAAACTCCTTTTAGAATGCTTTAATTTAATCCTATTTACCATTATTTTTAAGTCTTCTAGTTTGATATGGGGATTTGCTATTTACTTTGTGATTTGGCACAGTATTCCGTCTATAATTGACCAGATTAAATTTTTAAATGGTTCCTTTTCAATAAAATATTTTATTGCTTACTGCAAGACCGCCTGGATTTATTGGTTGATATCTATAGTAGGAATTACACTGATCTATTATATATGTAAAGAGGAACAACTTTTTAATGCTTTGTTTTTCTCCTTTTTGGCCGCCATAACATTCCCCCATGCGGTAGTGATTACTAATATGTTCGGCACAAAACAAACTAAAAATAGAAACGCATAAAAAAAACCGTTCACCAAAGGGGAACGGTTTTTTAAATCAATAGTAGAGATGTACCGCAGTGCATCTCTACGGGGAATTATTATTTTACTTCTTCGAATTCAACGTCTTCAACATTGTCTCCTTGAGCAGCATCACCTTGTGGTTGTGCTTCACCTTGACCTTGTTCTCCTTGAGCATACATCGCTTCAGTTGCTTTTTTCCAAGCAGCGTTGATGTTGTCAAGAGCAGTTTGAATTGCAGGAATGTCTTGAGATTGGTGAGCCATTCTCAATTCAGTTAATGCATATTCTACAGCAACTTTGTTTTCATCAGATAATTTAGAACCTAATTCTTTCAATTGAGTTTCAGTTTGGAAGATCATTCCGTCAGCTTCGTTCAATTTTTCTGCTCTTTCTCTTAAAAGTTTGTCAGAATCAGCATTAGCTTCTGCATCTTTTTTCATTCTTTCGATTTCTTCAGCTGTTAATCCAGAAGAAGCTTCGATACGAATATCGTGAGATTTTCCAGTTCCTTTGTCAGTTGCAGAAACTTTGATGATACCATTAGCATCAATATCAAAAGTTACTTCAATTTGTGGAACACCTCTTGGAGCTGGTGGAATACCATCTAAATGGAAACGACCGATAGTTTTGTTGTCAACTGCCATAGCTCTGTCTCCTTGTAAAACGTGGATTTCAACTGTTGGTTGAGAATCTGCAGCAGTAGAGAAAACTTGAGATTTTTTAGTTGGAATAGTTGTGTTAGACTCAATTAATTTAGTCAAAACACCACCCATAGTTTCGATACCTAAAGATAAAGGTGTAACGTCAAGTAACAATACATCTTTTACATCTCCAGAAAGAACTCCACCTTGAATAGCTGCTCCAATTGCAACAACCTCATCAGGGTTAACTCCTTTAGACGCTTTTTTACCAAAGAATTTTTCAACTTCTTCAGCAATTCTTGGCATACGAGTAGAACCTCCAACCAAGATAACTTCGTCAATATCAGAAACAGTTAAACCTGCATCTTTCAACGCTTTAGCAACTGGTGCCATAGAACGTTTTACTAATGAATCAGTTAATTTTTCAAATTGAGCTCTAGTTAATTTTTTAACTAAGTGTTTTGGTCCTGAAGCCGTAGCAGTTACGTATGGCAAGTTGATTTCAGTTTCAGCAGAAGAAGACAATTCAATTTTTGCTTTCTCAGCAGCTTCTTTCAAACGTTGCAATGACATTGGATCAAGACGTAAGTCAATACCTTCTTCAGCTTTAAATTCGTCAGCTAACCAGTCAATAATTTCGTGGTCAAAATCATCTCCACCTAAGTGAGTATCTCCGTTTGTAGACAATACTTCAAAAACTCCGTCTCCTAATTCAAGAACAGAAATATCAAATGTACCTCCACCTAAATCGTAAACAGCAATTTTT
Proteins encoded:
- the dnaK gene encoding molecular chaperone DnaK, giving the protein MGKIIGIDLGTTNSCVSVMEGNEAVVIPNAEGKRTTPSIIAFVEGGEIKVGDPAKRQAVTNPTKTIASIKRFMGHSFSEITAEAKRVSYKVVKGDNNTPRVDIDGRLYTAQELSAMTLQKMKKTAEDYLGQTVTEAVITVPAYFNDAQRQATKEAGEIAGLKVMRIINEPTAAALAYGLDKKGKDQKIAVYDLGGGTFDISVLELGDGVFEVLSTNGDTHLGGDDFDHEIIDWLADEFKAEEGIDLRLDPMSLQRLKEAAEKAKIELSSSAETEINLPYVTATASGPKHLVKKLTRAQFEKLTDSLVKRSMAPVAKALKDAGLTVSDIDEVILVGGSTRMPRIAEEVEKFFGKKASKGVNPDEVVAIGAAIQGGVLSGDVKDVLLLDVTPLSLGIETMGGVLTKLIESNTTIPTKKSQVFSTAADSQPTVEIHVLQGDRAMAVDNKTIGRFHLDGIPPAPRGVPQIEVTFDIDANGIIKVSATDKGTGKSHDIRIEASSGLTAEEIERMKKDAEANADSDKLLRERAEKLNEADGMIFQTETQLKELGSKLSDENKVAVEYALTELRMAHQSQDIPAIQTALDNINAAWKKATEAMYAQGEQGQGEAQPQGDAAQGDNVEDVEFEEVK
- a CDS encoding bacteriorhodopsin-like, whose protein sequence is MTNFMFISGLVGKLSPTDYVGFTFFVGCMAMMAASAFFFLSLSQFDKKWRTSVLVSGLITFIAAVHYFYMRDYWASFGESPTFFRYVDWVLTVPLMCLEFYLILKVAGAKQSLLWKMIVYSVIMLVTGYFGEVVFTDSAALWGAISGAAYFLIVYEIWLGEASKLAAAAGGEVQKAHKILCWFVLVGWAIYPLGYMMGTTGWYNGLIPAGNIDVAYNIADAINKIGFGLVIYSLAVKSSKD
- a CDS encoding zinc-dependent metalloprotease, which codes for MVKKKLTLIITCLLFCFAQGTFAQSKKKKRADKNAPAKVEARAPESKDGKKEPKPYKKVIDSTAITQKGLIDIHKINDKYLFEIPDSLLGSEIMTITRYSKTPAGGGIFGGEEINRQVVRWEKGLNNNILLRSVTYVIMSPDGDKPMAQAVKNSTSDPIIGNYDILAFKKDSTGKNNAGYVIDLTSTFDGDIQTFSLDPIKKQLLNIVAFQKDKSFISKISSYPINTEIRTVKTFTTTPPRISITPTPQIGVNLPSALDAGVVTVEMNTSMILLPKTPMRKREFDARVGYFANEYGVFEEESQKSDTKTFAVRWRLEPKSAEDAAKQKKGELIEPLKPIVYYIDPATPDKWKKFIKQGIDDWQVAFEAAGWKNAIRGEYWPENDPTMSLEDARFSVLRYFAAEIQNAYGPNVHDPRSGEILESHIGWYHNIMSLLRNWYLIQTAAVDPAARTKKFDDKLMGELIRFVSSHEVGHTLGLRHNMGASSATPVEKLRDKAYQDKNGHTSSIMDYARFNYVAQPEDGVTALFPRIGDYDKWAIKWGYSYFDGAKTETEEKAKLNEMTKEAYKNNRLWFGTESSPYDPRYQTEDIGDNAMRASEYGIKNLKRILPNLLEWTKENGESYAELDELYGALTGQFRRYMGHVTKNVGGIYDSPKTYDMTGNQFEVVPRAIQKDAVLFLNTQLFNTPKWLLDQNVLSKINPDSGVEAIKGMQDATLSSLLAGDRMVRLIETSSMNKGNYTVDELVSDLKNGIFSELKGSASIDVFRRNIQKLYVDKMIELLKPGTATVRAVPVGVTYGFTTRRVNLAQTDLPSVARGQLNTLKNEMKLASARMTDRMSRYHLQDLISRIGEALDPK
- a CDS encoding acetate/propionate family kinase, whose protein sequence is MKIVIINSGSSSIKYQLINMPANEVICSGMIDRIGLETSNLTYVTNTTKLEEMVPIANHKIGLEKIAQLLMDEKVGVIKSTDEIEAVGHRVVHGGSTFSNTVVITTEVKDKIRQLFELAPLHNPANLEGINVAEDIFSSAQQVAVFDTAFHQTIPVVAHKYALPNYLLTENKIRVYGFHGTSHKYVSEKAIGYLKQNANNEGSKIITIHLGNGCSMTAIKDGNSIDHTLGFGPMNGLIMGTRSGDVDQSVIFYLVNTLGYSLEAVNTMLQKQSGMLGLTGYSDLRDIEAHAEDGNEVCQLALAMNAYRIKKYIGSYAAVLNGLDAIIFTAGIGENSSYIRKLVCTDMEYFGIDLDASKNEIRSKNIREINTPDSKTKILVIPTNEEIEIANQVFELLTN
- the corA gene encoding magnesium/cobalt transporter CorA yields the protein MRKIKYKKGKKMQPYSLEYTGLHKSKESELQLFVYDDLNLTEYEDFSVSYLDKYIEAQKTNWINIHGLNNVDWLKSIGNYFEIDNFMLADILNTTRRTKLEESHDFLFFNIKSLLPAEHSDSISVEQISFLLKDGILISFQEKRSDFFSHIRERIRTHSGLVRTKKADYLLYILLDAIMENFFITLENEEDKVEELINLTKESVDPIILERIEKHRDNLNFLKRSIIPLRDSLYDIKSIKDDTIFNAMETDTFSFFARLHQKSLELLEQIESDMGSLESASNFFFSAQTHKMNEIMKTLTIVSAIFIPLTFIVGVYGMNFEYMPELKRHYGYHTVMGAMFLIVVGMIIYFKKRRWF
- the pta gene encoding phosphate acetyltransferase is translated as MNKAIYIATSEQNSGKSIITLGLMSMLIGKMAKVGYFRPIVEDFEEGGFDNHIETVVGHFGMDIEFEDAYAITKSKLIKKKNKGKIGEVLDLIIEKYKKLEERFDFVLVEGTSFTGEGTVIELDMNVLIAKNLGIPTIIVGAGVGKTLEELIDSLYLAYDSFKVKDVEVLAVIANKVQPENIELVTNGLKKSLPKSILVNSIPLIHNLNNPTVQEIVNELDAKVLFGEAHLNNQTGNFSVGAMQLRNYLLHLKENSLVITPGDRADIILGALQANESANYPTISGIVLTGNILPEISILKLIEGLSTIVPIIAVEEGTYYITNKIGSIKSKIYANNKQKIEISITTFEKYVDLDNLAEKLITFEPEGMTPKMFQYNLVKRARQHRKHIVLPEGNDDRILMAAARLFEMDVVDISIIGNKKQIESKVLELGLPFDFSKIKIINPIESEYYDDYVNTYYELRKAKNVTIGMAKDLMEDVSYFGTMMVYKGHADGMVSGAAHTTQHTILPALQFIKTKPNSSVVSSIFFMCLEDRVSVFGDCAINPNPTAEQLAEIAISSADSSLAFGIEPKIAMLSYSSGSSGKGDEVDKVRTATEIVRKKRPDLKIEGPIQYDAAVDMTVGKSKMPNSEVAGQASVLIFPDLNTGNNTYKAVQRETGALAIGPMLQGLNKPVNDLSRGCTVDDIINTVVITAIQAQGL
- a CDS encoding Brp/Blh family beta-carotene 15,15'-dioxygenase — protein: MKNYSNIAIVASFFGLWMDSFLSTTFQVISGFFLIFTFGILHGANDVLLIKNINVVKSPRSWLTILTYYIVIVLTGVLLFYWIPQIALLLFIMVSAYHFGEQQWQNLKSTFPQGLLILFQFLYGIVVLLLLFVFHTIQVQNIIFKIAKLTVPLPYFITGLQIAGVLFLSLCGYAYWKTEKIRSKLLLECFNLILFTIIFKSSSLIWGFAIYFVIWHSIPSIIDQIKFLNGSFSIKYFIAYCKTAWIYWLISIVGITLIYYICKEEQLFNALFFSFLAAITFPHAVVITNMFGTKQTKNRNA